In the genome of Pirellulales bacterium, the window ATCGAGAAACATTCGCCCGGCTATCTACTCGCCGTTTTCAGCGGCGGCAAATCGGATGATGATGTCGCCGTCGCCCAAGCCGGCCTGGCACAATTGGGCAAAGCGATGGACGCTGGCGCGACAGGCAAATGATGGGCGAGACGGGAGGCGCGTACGCCGAGCTATCTATCTGACCATCCAGAGTAAAACTGCCAAAGCCGCTGCTCGGGAATGTCTGACGGCGTCTCGGTTAGTCGCAGGTAGATCTCCGGCGAGCCGGGCGCGATCGGAAAGACTTCGGCCCAGCCGCCGCGCGGGCACCAGCCTCCGTGGTTCAGACCGTGGTGGATCGCAAAATCGAGAGGCGCCCGGTCGACTCCTGTTCGCCCGCCGGATCGAAACACGAGGAAAGGAACCATGAAGAAGAATTGCGTATTGCGGCTTCTGATATTTGGGCTCTTGGTTGCGCAT includes:
- a CDS encoding putative molybdenum carrier protein — translated: MVPFLVFRSGGRTGVDRAPLDFAIHHGLNHGGWCPRGGWAEVFPIAPGSPEIYLRLTETPSDIPEQRLWQFYSGWSDR